One window from the genome of Glycine soja cultivar W05 chromosome 12, ASM419377v2, whole genome shotgun sequence encodes:
- the LOC114378538 gene encoding nucleoid-associated protein At4g30620, chloroplastic-like produces MTTTPCVTGALSNAVGFRDWKKHVPLSASLCKLSFNSNIVDMKILSRCGCLKVGNDQRCFRLYALFGGKKDNSGKSDDAPSKAGILGNMQNLYETVKKAQMVVQVEAVRVQKELAAAEFDGYCEGELVKVTLSGNQQPVRTEITEAAMELGPEKLSLLITEAYKDAHQKSVQAMKERMNDLAQSLGMPPGLSEGLK; encoded by the exons ATGACAACCACGCCCTGTGTAACTGGTGCCTTGTCAAACGCGGTCGGATTCCGTGACTGGAAAAAGCATGTCCCTTTATCAGCTTCTCTCT GTAAACTAAGCTTCAATTCAAATATAGTTGACATGAAGATATTATCTCGATGTGGTTGTCTGAAAGTTGGAAATGACCAAAGATGTTTCCGATTATATGCCCTATTTGGAGGAAAAAAGGACAATAGTGGGAAAAGTGATGATGCTCCTTCTAAG GCAGGAATTCTAGGAAACATGCAAAATCTTTATGAGACTGTGAAGAAGGCACAAATGGTTGTCCAAGTTGAAGCAGTGCGGGTGCAGAAAGAACTCGCAGC AGCAGAGTTTGATGGTTATTGTGAGGGTGAGTTAGTAAag GTAACGCTGTCGGGGAACCAGCAACCTGTAAGAACGGAAATTACTGAGGCAGCTATGGAATTGGGACCTGAA AAACTTTCTCTTTTAATCACTGAGGCATACAAGGATGCACACCAAAAGAGTGTCCAG GCCATGAAGGAAAGGATGAATGATCTTGCACAGAGCTTAGGAATGCCACCAGGGCTTAGTGAAGGATTGAAGTGA